A region of Rhodoferax potami DNA encodes the following proteins:
- a CDS encoding YhdP family protein has product MNDLISAPSLRFRVFAAVAKWALRVLAMGWLALGLLWCGLHFLIVPRIAELRPWVETQATQALGLPVRIGDMQARSNGVIPSIELLRVSVLDQEGREALVLPSVLAALSPRSLLVGGLEQLHIDSPSLDIRRSADGSWWIAGLPVNGSNNTDGRVADWLFSQPEIALLRGRVTWTDETRPVESVVFDDVDLVIRNSLRGHALRLDATPPASWGQRLSARGIFKQPLLSRHEGQWQDWDGEAFVDLPQVHLAELGRYVDLGVALTRGEGAMRAWVDVVDGTPTGAVADVSLQQVQLTTRQGLEPLELSAVSGRLGAKTLAGGNQFSTEALQFVTQDGLHWPGGNVQLQLFAQTPSQKERGTLSADRLDLAALTQIAARLPLDASVHDSLLRLSPKGVMETLNASWSGPSTSPTEYAVKGRVSQLGVPACRCGAESRPGFEGLNATFELDQSGGKATLAMQRGTADMVDFLAEPLMTFDQLAGDLQWKLNGKRLQLSGSGVRFSNADAAGELKFTWSSPEVGAVTALNPGILDLQGSVSRADAARLPRYLPLAMESDGRDYLQAALLGGALTSGTFKVKGDLARFPFRTANQGEFKIAAAFQNGSFAFAPAVVMPKDSLPWPALNQLQGDMVLDKDQLQVKLTRGTLGGGGVQFSKADVQVSRLFDASTVAVTAEAKGPVMDVVSVVNSSPLTEALDKALAQTSATGVADYKFKLGFPLADTNKMAVQGTVVLPGNDLQIRPDTPKLSRLRGTINFNQSGFSLSGAQARALGGDVRIEGGLSVAPVSGSAGAAKPVASQLRFSGSATSEGLRQVKELGPAARAAQFASGSASYTATLGFRSGVPELQINSNLVGMALNLPAPLTKTAEAALPVRFESAVLRPAGPAVATRLKDRLQLDVGRLASVIFVRDISGPEPHVQSGAIAVGLGPDEAAPLPDAGVVANLNIPRLDVDAWTAVADKLGTDGVADTAKSPSPGAMSASEYLPNVLVLRSKELLASGRQLNNVVVGGGREGPLWRANVDATELSGYVEYRQPSGSNAGRLYARLARLSIAQSGAQDVESLLDEQPAAIPALDIEVEDFVLRGKKLGRIDVEAVNLGSAGAREWRLNRFNIRTPEAELTASGNWAAINASAASPGSSVRDRRRTVLNFKLDIRDSGELLSRLGMPGVVRKGEGKVEGQVAWAGSPITVDYPSMSGKFNVNVETGQFLKAEPGIAKLLGVLSLQSLPRRLMLDFRDVFSEGFAFDYFRGDIAIEQGVAKTNNLQMKGVNAAVLMDGQADISKETQNLRVVVVPEINAGSASLIASAINPVVGLSTFLAQLLLRGPLVNAATQEFVVDGTWLDPKVTQVPRKP; this is encoded by the coding sequence ATGAACGATTTAATCTCCGCTCCCTCACTCCGTTTTCGGGTGTTCGCTGCCGTGGCTAAGTGGGCGCTGCGGGTGCTGGCTATGGGCTGGCTGGCTCTCGGGTTGCTTTGGTGCGGATTGCATTTTCTCATTGTGCCGCGAATCGCGGAACTTCGCCCGTGGGTAGAAACGCAGGCCACGCAAGCCCTAGGGTTGCCCGTGCGCATCGGGGATATGCAGGCCCGCTCCAATGGCGTGATCCCATCTATTGAGTTACTGCGGGTCAGTGTGTTGGATCAAGAGGGGCGTGAGGCTCTCGTGCTGCCCAGTGTGCTGGCCGCACTGTCGCCCCGCTCACTGCTGGTCGGTGGGTTGGAGCAGTTGCACATCGACAGCCCATCGTTAGACATCCGGCGCTCCGCCGACGGAAGCTGGTGGATTGCCGGGCTGCCGGTAAATGGCTCGAACAACACAGACGGGCGCGTGGCCGACTGGTTGTTCTCACAGCCTGAGATTGCTTTGCTTCGTGGTCGGGTCACCTGGACGGATGAGACCCGCCCGGTGGAGTCTGTGGTGTTTGACGATGTTGACTTGGTGATTCGCAACAGTTTGCGTGGCCATGCATTGCGCCTCGATGCGACGCCGCCCGCATCCTGGGGGCAGCGCCTGAGTGCGCGCGGCATATTCAAGCAACCCTTGCTGTCACGCCACGAGGGCCAATGGCAGGACTGGGACGGCGAGGCCTTCGTCGACTTGCCCCAAGTGCATTTGGCAGAGCTGGGGCGCTATGTGGATTTGGGGGTGGCACTGACACGCGGAGAGGGCGCGATGCGGGCGTGGGTCGATGTCGTGGACGGTACACCCACAGGTGCCGTGGCCGACGTCAGCCTCCAGCAAGTGCAATTGACCACGCGCCAAGGTTTGGAGCCGCTCGAGTTGAGCGCGGTGTCGGGCCGGTTGGGTGCGAAGACGCTGGCCGGTGGCAATCAGTTCAGCACAGAGGCACTCCAGTTCGTTACCCAGGACGGCTTGCATTGGCCCGGAGGCAATGTGCAACTGCAACTGTTTGCGCAAACCCCGAGCCAAAAAGAGCGGGGTACTCTGAGTGCAGATCGCCTGGATCTTGCTGCGTTGACCCAAATCGCTGCGCGCTTACCGCTTGATGCGAGTGTTCACGACAGCTTGCTCCGCTTGAGCCCCAAGGGCGTGATGGAGACTCTCAACGCCAGTTGGAGTGGCCCGTCCACCAGCCCGACGGAGTACGCTGTCAAAGGGCGGGTCAGCCAGCTGGGTGTGCCTGCATGCCGTTGCGGCGCTGAGAGCCGCCCCGGCTTTGAGGGGCTGAATGCCACCTTCGAGTTAGACCAGTCCGGCGGCAAGGCGACCTTGGCGATGCAGCGCGGCACTGCGGATATGGTGGATTTCCTGGCAGAGCCGCTGATGACGTTTGACCAACTCGCTGGTGACCTGCAGTGGAAGCTTAACGGCAAGCGCCTGCAGCTGAGCGGCAGCGGCGTGCGCTTTTCTAATGCAGATGCCGCTGGCGAGTTGAAGTTCACTTGGAGCAGCCCGGAGGTGGGAGCTGTGACTGCACTGAACCCGGGCATTCTGGATTTGCAGGGTAGCGTAAGCCGGGCTGACGCAGCCCGCTTGCCCCGCTATTTGCCCTTGGCGATGGAGAGTGATGGACGCGACTATTTGCAAGCGGCCCTGCTGGGTGGTGCGCTGACCAGCGGAACCTTCAAGGTGAAAGGGGACTTGGCCCGCTTCCCGTTCCGCACCGCCAACCAGGGCGAGTTCAAAATTGCGGCGGCTTTTCAAAATGGCAGCTTTGCATTCGCGCCGGCGGTAGTCATGCCCAAAGATAGTTTGCCTTGGCCTGCCTTGAACCAGCTGCAGGGCGACATGGTGTTGGACAAAGATCAGCTCCAAGTCAAACTCACCCGCGGCACTCTGGGGGGCGGTGGTGTGCAGTTTTCAAAGGCGGATGTTCAGGTCAGCCGCTTGTTTGATGCATCTACCGTAGCGGTGACAGCCGAGGCCAAGGGGCCGGTCATGGATGTGGTGAGTGTGGTGAATAGCTCTCCGCTGACCGAAGCTTTGGACAAAGCACTGGCGCAAACTTCTGCCACGGGGGTGGCGGATTACAAATTCAAACTGGGCTTTCCCTTGGCGGATACCAACAAAATGGCCGTACAAGGCACCGTGGTGTTGCCGGGCAATGACCTGCAGATTCGCCCCGATACCCCCAAACTCTCCCGCCTCCGGGGCACTATTAACTTCAACCAATCAGGCTTCAGTTTGAGCGGTGCGCAAGCCCGCGCTCTGGGAGGGGATGTGCGTATTGAAGGGGGCTTGTCGGTGGCCCCGGTGTCTGGCAGCGCGGGTGCCGCCAAGCCTGTAGCGTCGCAGTTGCGCTTCAGTGGTAGCGCTACTTCAGAAGGCTTGCGTCAGGTCAAGGAACTCGGCCCCGCTGCACGCGCAGCCCAGTTCGCCAGCGGCAGCGCCAGTTACACCGCGACCCTGGGTTTTCGCTCGGGAGTGCCGGAGCTGCAAATCAACTCCAATCTGGTTGGCATGGCATTGAACCTGCCCGCACCCTTGACCAAAACTGCCGAGGCTGCGCTACCCGTACGGTTCGAATCGGCGGTGCTGCGCCCGGCCGGGCCGGCGGTGGCCACACGCCTGAAAGACCGTTTGCAACTGGATGTCGGCCGGCTGGCATCGGTCATTTTTGTGCGCGATATCTCGGGCCCGGAGCCCCATGTGCAAAGTGGAGCGATTGCCGTCGGTCTGGGCCCTGATGAGGCGGCTCCGTTGCCCGATGCCGGTGTCGTCGCCAACCTGAACATCCCGCGGTTGGACGTGGATGCGTGGACCGCAGTTGCGGACAAGCTCGGTACCGATGGAGTGGCTGACACTGCAAAAAGCCCCTCGCCGGGTGCGATGTCCGCCTCCGAGTACCTGCCCAATGTGTTGGTGCTCCGCTCCAAGGAGCTTTTGGCCTCCGGACGCCAACTCAACAACGTTGTAGTGGGTGGCGGGCGCGAAGGCCCTTTGTGGCGCGCCAACGTGGACGCGACAGAGCTGTCCGGCTATGTCGAATACCGCCAGCCCTCGGGTAGCAATGCCGGGCGTTTGTACGCGCGCTTGGCCCGGCTCTCTATTGCCCAGAGTGGTGCGCAAGATGTGGAGTCGCTTTTGGACGAGCAGCCTGCCGCGATTCCAGCGCTGGATATCGAGGTTGAAGATTTTGTGCTGCGTGGCAAAAAATTAGGCCGGATCGATGTCGAGGCGGTGAACCTCGGGAGTGCGGGTGCCCGCGAATGGCGTCTCAACCGTTTCAATATCCGTACCCCGGAAGCCGAGCTGACGGCCAGTGGCAACTGGGCCGCTATCAATGCGTCTGCCGCATCACCGGGGAGCAGTGTGCGGGATCGCCGCCGCACCGTTCTGAACTTCAAGCTCGATATCCGCGACTCGGGTGAACTGCTCAGCCGCTTGGGCATGCCCGGGGTGGTGCGCAAGGGCGAAGGCAAAGTGGAGGGCCAAGTTGCGTGGGCCGGCTCCCCGATCACGGTGGATTACCCCAGCATGAGCGGCAAATTCAATGTGAACGTGGAAACAGGCCAGTTTCTCAAAGCCGAGCCCGGTATTGCCAAACTGCTGGGCGTGCTGAGCTTGCAAAGCCTGCCGCGCCGGCTGATGCTCGATTTCCGCGATGTGTTCAGCGAAGGCTTTGCCTTTGATTATTTCCGGGGCGACATTGCGATTGAGCAAGGCGTCGCCAAGACCAATAATCTGCAGATGAAAGGCGTCAATGCCGCAGTCTTGATGGATGGCCAGGCCGACATCAGCAAAGAAACGCAAAACCTGCGGGTGGTGGTGGTGCCAGAAATCAATGCGGGCAGCGCCTCTCTGATTGCCTCGGCCATTAACCCGGTGGTCGGCTTGAGCACCTTTCTGGCCCAGCTGTTATTGCGTGGCCCATTGGTGAATGCGGCCACCCAGGAGTTTGTGGTGGATGGCACTTGGCTGGACCCCAAAGTAACCCAGGTGCCGCGCAAGCCCTGA
- a CDS encoding carbon-nitrogen hydrolase family protein — protein sequence MKVAAIQMVSTGHVQDNLQIAQALLTEAARQGAELAVLPEYFCLIGLRDSDKLAIQEPFGRGPIQDFVAGVARSLGLWIVAGTLPLTASQPDHVFNSSLAFNPQGECVARYDKIHLFRFNNGAESYDESRVLERGSTPTVFSLPSRDGHTWSVGMSVCYDMRFAELYREYAARGVDLLLAPSAFTHTTGEAHWEVLLRARAIENLSFVAAAAQGGVHPSGRRTWGQSLLIDPWGKVLAEQAEGPGVVLAELDYRQLQHCRAQLPALQHRILG from the coding sequence ATGAAAGTCGCAGCCATCCAGATGGTGTCTACCGGCCATGTGCAGGACAACTTGCAGATCGCCCAAGCCTTGCTGACAGAGGCCGCACGCCAAGGTGCCGAGCTGGCCGTGTTGCCGGAGTATTTTTGTTTGATCGGGCTGCGTGATTCCGACAAACTGGCGATTCAAGAGCCCTTCGGGCGCGGCCCCATCCAGGACTTTGTGGCCGGGGTAGCACGCTCGCTGGGGCTTTGGATCGTGGCCGGTACCTTGCCCTTGACGGCCAGCCAGCCCGACCATGTGTTCAACAGTTCGCTGGCCTTCAATCCGCAGGGAGAGTGTGTGGCCCGGTACGACAAGATCCACCTGTTTCGCTTCAACAACGGTGCCGAGAGTTACGACGAATCCCGGGTGCTCGAGCGGGGCAGTACGCCCACCGTCTTCAGCCTGCCGTCTCGGGATGGACACACCTGGTCGGTGGGCATGAGCGTTTGCTACGACATGCGCTTTGCCGAGCTCTACCGGGAATACGCCGCACGCGGTGTCGATTTGCTATTGGCCCCGAGTGCCTTTACCCACACCACGGGAGAGGCCCACTGGGAGGTGCTCTTGCGTGCCCGGGCGATTGAAAATTTGTCGTTCGTGGCTGCGGCCGCGCAAGGGGGTGTGCATCCGAGCGGGCGGCGCACATGGGGCCAAAGCCTGCTGATCGATCCGTGGGGCAAGGTGCTCGCAGAGCAAGCCGAAGGCCCGGGCGTTGTGCTCGCGGAACTGGACTATCGTCAGCTCCAGCATTGCCGTGCCCAGTTGCCGGCACTGCAGCACCGGATTTTGGGATGA
- the mltA gene encoding murein transglycosylase A, translating into MMPMNIRPAPSASRSSKVMRRCLGWSVSALIVGILAACGSAPPVVRAPVEPVRTVVPAAPGPAPAVGPVVTQSRSRWVPVPWDSLPGWGADNLFEAWNAWLKSCERPQPPMSALCAEVRRLSIGSPQEQMEWMQTRLQPHRVETLQGEPTGLLTGYYEPILDASRQPAPGFSVPLYQLPAGMTPRKPWFTRQEMETLPEAQAALRGKAIAYLADPVDALVLQIQGSGRVRITQPDGSMRWVRLAYAGTNEQPYRSVGRWLLDQGLIKDASWPGIKAWLAQNPQRQQELLWSNPRVVFFKEEPLGELDAAFGPKGAQGVALTPGRSIAVDPGSIPYGAPVWLTSTGNQTNLQKLVLAQDTGSAIVGAVRADYFAGWGPDAAELAGRMRQPLQMWILWPK; encoded by the coding sequence ATGATGCCTATGAATATCAGGCCAGCGCCTAGCGCTTCGAGGAGTAGCAAAGTCATGCGTCGTTGTTTGGGGTGGTCTGTATCAGCTCTGATTGTAGGAATTCTGGCCGCGTGCGGTAGCGCGCCGCCGGTGGTGCGCGCACCGGTCGAGCCAGTACGCACCGTGGTGCCGGCAGCGCCGGGCCCTGCGCCTGCGGTCGGCCCGGTAGTGACCCAATCGCGCAGCCGTTGGGTGCCGGTTCCGTGGGACAGCCTTCCCGGTTGGGGTGCTGACAACCTGTTTGAGGCGTGGAACGCGTGGTTAAAGAGCTGCGAGAGGCCTCAGCCGCCCATGTCTGCCTTGTGTGCAGAAGTGCGCCGCTTGAGTATTGGAAGTCCTCAAGAGCAAATGGAGTGGATGCAAACCCGCCTCCAGCCGCACCGTGTGGAGACATTGCAAGGTGAGCCCACAGGGCTGTTGACCGGCTATTACGAGCCGATATTGGATGCCAGTCGTCAACCAGCACCCGGCTTTTCAGTGCCGCTGTACCAGCTGCCCGCCGGAATGACGCCCCGCAAACCGTGGTTCACCCGCCAGGAAATGGAGACCTTGCCGGAAGCGCAGGCAGCCCTGCGTGGCAAGGCGATCGCGTACCTGGCGGATCCGGTGGATGCGTTGGTGCTCCAGATTCAGGGTTCCGGGCGGGTACGGATTACCCAGCCTGACGGCAGCATGCGCTGGGTTCGCCTGGCCTACGCGGGTACCAATGAGCAGCCCTACCGCAGCGTAGGCCGTTGGCTCTTGGATCAAGGCTTGATCAAAGACGCCTCATGGCCCGGCATCAAAGCCTGGCTGGCGCAAAACCCGCAGCGGCAGCAGGAGCTCTTGTGGTCGAACCCGCGGGTGGTTTTTTTCAAGGAAGAGCCACTCGGTGAGCTGGACGCCGCCTTCGGGCCCAAAGGCGCCCAAGGCGTTGCTTTGACGCCCGGGCGCTCCATCGCCGTGGACCCCGGCAGCATCCCTTATGGCGCTCCGGTCTGGTTGACTTCGACGGGAAATCAAACAAATTTGCAAAAATTGGTACTTGCACAAGATACCGGGAGCGCGATTGTCGGTGCGGTGCGTGCCGACTACTTTGCCGGCTGGGGGCCGGACGCGGCAGAGCTAGCTGGTCGCATGCGACAACCATTGCAAATGTGGATTTTGTGGCCCAAATAG
- a CDS encoding chemotaxis protein: MSKEMRDIDERTNLAANSMFELLLFRLGEAPGTQRRELFGINVFKVREILVMPEITAMVNSPPAVMGVANIRGQMITVINLPQVVGCTPTKGLGILLVTEFARTTQAFAVEEVNEIVRLEWKQVLSAENTGGGLVTSIARLDGNAENTRLAQVLDVEQILRDVMPQEVKEEVPSTAPKLRLEPGQIILAADDSAVARMMIEKGLKGMDVPYIMTKTGKEAWEKLQSLNAQATDEGKSIKDKVALVLTDLEMPEMDGFTLTRNIKQDGRFSSLPVIIHSSLTGATNESHVKSVGADAYIAKFVEEELAATIREVLHR; the protein is encoded by the coding sequence ATGAGCAAAGAGATGCGCGACATTGATGAGCGGACCAATCTGGCCGCCAACAGCATGTTCGAACTGCTGCTGTTCCGATTGGGCGAGGCCCCCGGCACCCAGCGCCGCGAATTGTTCGGCATCAATGTGTTCAAGGTTCGAGAAATTCTGGTGATGCCCGAAATCACCGCCATGGTGAATTCACCGCCCGCCGTGATGGGCGTGGCCAACATCCGGGGCCAAATGATCACCGTGATCAACTTGCCGCAAGTGGTGGGTTGTACGCCGACCAAGGGGCTGGGCATTTTGCTGGTGACAGAGTTCGCCCGCACGACACAAGCCTTTGCGGTCGAAGAGGTCAACGAAATCGTGCGCTTGGAGTGGAAGCAAGTCCTGTCTGCCGAAAACACCGGCGGTGGCTTGGTGACCAGTATTGCGCGCCTGGATGGCAATGCCGAAAACACCCGCTTGGCCCAAGTGCTGGATGTCGAGCAGATCCTCCGTGACGTGATGCCTCAGGAAGTCAAGGAAGAAGTGCCAAGCACAGCCCCTAAGCTGCGCTTGGAGCCGGGTCAGATCATCTTGGCCGCTGACGATTCTGCTGTGGCACGCATGATGATCGAGAAGGGCCTCAAAGGCATGGATGTCCCTTACATCATGACCAAAACCGGCAAAGAAGCGTGGGAAAAACTGCAATCGCTCAACGCCCAAGCTACGGATGAAGGCAAGTCCATCAAAGACAAAGTGGCCTTGGTGTTAACCGATCTCGAAATGCCCGAAATGGACGGCTTCACTTTGACCCGCAATATCAAGCAAGATGGCCGGTTCAGCAGCCTCCCGGTGATCATTCACTCTTCGCTAACCGGCGCTACTAACGAGAGCCATGTGAAGAGCGTGGGGGCGGATGCCTACATCGCCAAGTTCGTGGAAGAAGAACTGGCCGCCACTATCCGCGAAGTGCTGCACCGCTAA
- a CDS encoding Lrp/AsnC family transcriptional regulator: protein METLDRYDLAILSELQNDGRLSNAELATRVGLSAAPCWRRVKALEDSGFITGYRAEINRQKIGLGVLAFVRLDANRNSGDVLQELEEAIRRIPEVISCHYISGTGTFELQVVSRDLNSFSQFAREVLINLPNVKDLHTSFSLGEVKASSALPLSQLQAPPTGATMKGRP from the coding sequence ATGGAAACACTTGACCGTTATGACCTGGCCATCCTGAGCGAGCTGCAAAACGATGGGCGTCTCAGCAACGCCGAACTCGCCACCCGCGTGGGCCTGAGCGCGGCGCCGTGCTGGCGGCGGGTGAAGGCGCTGGAGGACAGCGGCTTCATCACCGGCTACCGGGCGGAAATCAACCGCCAAAAAATCGGGCTGGGGGTACTGGCCTTTGTGCGCCTGGACGCCAACCGCAACAGCGGTGATGTGCTGCAAGAGCTCGAAGAGGCGATACGGCGGATCCCGGAGGTCATCAGCTGCCACTACATCAGCGGCACCGGTACCTTTGAGCTGCAGGTGGTCAGCCGTGACCTGAACAGCTTCAGCCAGTTCGCACGCGAAGTGCTGATCAACCTGCCTAACGTGAAGGACCTGCATACCAGCTTCTCGCTGGGCGAGGTCAAGGCCAGCAGTGCGCTGCCCTTGAGTCAGTTGCAAGCGCCGCCCACAGGCGCCACCATGAAAGGACGCCCATGA